The window TAAATAATGGCTTTCCAACTGGTTGGTTGTTACGTGTAAGCCGGCTTTCGACGCTTTAATTAACGGATTGATGACACGGCTTGGAATCACCCTTCTAAGCCTCATCCCAATCAATGTGAAAATGCTGACTCTGACTCCGGCCGCCAATGCCGAAATCCAAAGCATAACCGGAACAATGGTCAAAAGTATGGCTAATAAAATAAGTCCAATCACAATCAGGATAAGAACAAACATCATTCCTGGATCCATTCCTATTCCTCCTGCCTTTTATTGTTTTACTTCTCTTACAATAATACGAACGCCTTCCACTTTTACTACCTGAATTTTTTTATCTTTCGCAATATAATTTCCTTCCGTAATCGCATCGATTCGTTCCTCATCTATCAGAATAGTCCCGGATGGACGAAGAGGAGTAACCGAAACACCTGTTTTTCCGATCAAATCATATCGATTCACATGGGAAACATAGCCTTTTTCTGAATCTGTGGAATCGGTCAGGACCATCCTTTGAAAAAGCTTCATTTTTTGGTGAAACACTCTTCTCATGACGATCATCCCCGTCACGGCAACCCCGATGGCGATCAACAGTGAAATCCCCATCCATAATCGATTATCTCCAACCGTCAAAATGCTTACGATCATGGCGGAAAGCCCTAATATTCCGGCTATTCCGCCCGGTAAAAATAATTCAGCGGTTAAAAGAACAACACCCACTAAAAAGAATGCAACGGCTTCATACCCGGCCGTACCAGCAGTAATATGTGCCCAGAAAAAAAACGCAAGAGCCAATATACCTATAATTCCGACAATTCCAAATCTAGGAGTAAAAAGTTCCATGACGAATGCCAAACTGGCAATGCTCAATAAAATGGTCACCATGGCTGGATGGGTCAGAATACGGCTCCACTTCACTGCAAAGCTTTCATGAACTTCATTCGTCATTCCCTTCTCCTTTTCAAACACCAAAACACTCTTCTCTCCGGTAAACGATTTCCCTTGTTGAAGAGTGGATTCCGATTGATTGGCACACACTTCTACAGGCAGCAACAGTAAACAAAGTACGAATAAAAATGATATTCTCGCGATCGCTTACACCTCCACCATTCCCGTTATCTTATTTACGCCTAATACCGAAAAAAGTTTCGAATGATTTTTCATTTATATATGAAAATGGATCAGAAAAAGGAGGTTAAACGCTCAAAATTCGCCCACAAAAAAAGAGAGGCGATCGTCCTCGCCTCTCTTTTTTATTTACGATAAATGTTTCTGAACTAGCTTATTGACAAGAGAGCCATCTGCCTTCCCCTTTACTTTTGGCATTATGGCGCTCATTACTTTTCCCAAATCAGCTTTTGAAGAAGCATTCACTTCAGCAATTGTTTCCGTAACAATTTGCTCAAGTTCATCTTCTGTTAATGGTTTAGGCATATATTCACTCACGTAAGTCAGTTCAGTTTGAATTTTCTCAACAAGATCTTCACGACCTGCATTCTGAAATTCTTGGAGGGAGTCTTTCCGTTGTTTTACTTCGCGAGAAAGGACTGTCAACTCTTCGTCTTCTGCCAACTCACTTTTTCCAAGCTTGATCGCTTCGTTTTGAAGAGCAGCTTTCAGCATGCGAATGACAGAAAGCTTTTCTTTTTCCCTATTCTTCATCGCTTGTTTCATGTCGTGATTTAAACGTTCGAGAAGACTCAATGACTACACCCTCTCTTAATACTTGCGTTTTCTGGCCGCTTCAGACTTTTTCTTGCGTCTTACGCTTGGCTTTTCATAAAATTCGCGTTTTCTGTACTCTTGTAAAGTACCTGTTTTAGATACTTGACGTTTAAAACGACGAAGAGCATCTTCAAGCGATTCATTTTTGCGAACAATCGTTTTTGACATCTCTCTTCCCCTCCCTCCGAACACAGTACGATTACATATTGGTTTATGACCATAACATGTACTATGACATTATAATATATGCTTGTCTTTAGGTCAACAATTCTCTCCTCATGAGGAAATGGATGCCTTAGACAAAATGTTTCTACAGCCACCATTCCATGGCTGGAGAAACAGAATTGAATGATTCCAATCTCTTTTTTCTAAAAAATTGGTTACATAGACAAACTGCACGGAGTAAAATAATCTTCGAGTAGTTTGTTGCGTTCAATTTATCCAAATGGTTCAAAATGGATCAAATTTAGACCATAAGTTTTTTCAGCGGATAAAACCGAAACATTTTGTAAGAATATTCACTCTTTTCCGAAAGGAGGACGATGGGTATGCGTCCGATTCTGTTAGGGGTTTTAGCCGCTTTCTTTTTTGCGTTTACATTCCTATTCAACCGGATGATGGATTTAGAAGGCGGAAGCTGGATATGGAGCGCTTCTTTGCGCTATTTTTTTATGGTTCCTCCCATGATGGTGATCGTTGCTTTCCGCAAGGGTCTTAAAACTCTTTGGCAAGAAATGAAAAAAAAGCCTTATGAATGGCTGTTATGGAGTACGGTTGGCTTTGGCCTATTTTATGCGCCTTTGTGTTTTGCCGCTGCCTATGGTCCTGGTTGGCTGATTGCCGCTACTTGGCAAATAACCATCATTTCGGGTTCACTTCTTGCACCGTTTTTTTACGAAACCGTCCAAACCGCACGAGGCCCCCTCAAGCTGCGAGGACACATTCCCACCCGTGGTCTGGCCATGTCTAGCTTCATTCTGTTAGGGGTGGCTTTTATACAATTCGAACACGCTGCTCGAATTTCAGCTGCCGACGCTGTGCTGTGCATCTTCCCCGTTATGTTGGCTTCCTTTGCTTATCCGCTCGGGAATCGGAAAATGATGGCGGCCGTTTCTCATCGCTTAGACGCTTATCAACGTGTACTTGGCATGACGATCGCGAGCCTTCCTTTTTGGATCGTCCTTTCGTTGTACGGAGCAGCTGTGATCGGACCCCCCAGCCTCGGACAGATCATTCAAACTGGTTGGGTGGCTATATTTTCCGGAGTGATCGCAACCGTTATGTTTTTTGCGGCTACTGATATGGTAAAAGGAAACATGCAAAAATTGTGCGCTGTGGAAGCAACCCAGTCATCGGAAGTGTTGTTCGCCATAATCGGTGAAATGATCGTATTATCCGCTCCTCTTCCTTCTCCCCTGTCTTGGCTGGGAATCAGTTTTGTCGTTATCGGCATGCTTTTGCACAGTTTCTTGTCGCGTCCCAAAAAAGAACAGAACAATGAGACGATCCATGTATAACAAAGGCAGGATACGACGGAACTTGTATAAAAGCAAAAGAGAATGCCTCTAGTGCATTCTCCTTTCTTTTACGCTAAACGCGCAGCTTTTCCAGCGGGAACATCGTCATCAAGGACGCGGACAAACTGTGCTTCGTTGTATGGATAGCCGGCTTTTGTAATCTTCACTTTGACAAGCTTTCCTACCATGTCTTCTGAAGCAGGGAACACTACCTTTAAGTAATTATCGGTATATCCTTCGTACAGCCCGCTTTCTGGGTCTTCTTTATAACGTTCTTCCGGTATCACTTCCAGCACTTCCCCTTCGAACTGAGAAGCGTACTCTTTTGCCAATTGATCGGAAAGCGTAATGAGACGGTGAACCCGTTCATTTTTGACTTCTTCGTCAATTTGATTTTCCATTCTGGCTGCCGGTGTTCCCGTTCTTTTAGAATACGGGAATACGTGGAGCTCTGCGAATTTATGTTCTTTTACAAAGTTATAGGTTTCCATAAATTCTTCTTCTGTTTCTCCCGGAAAGCCCACAATCACATCGGACGTGACAGCTAATCCCGGAAGCGCTTCGCGCAGTCGATTTAACCGTTCCGCAAAAAACTCCATCGTATATTTGCGGCGCATTCTTTTCAACACAGTGTTAGAACCCGATTGCAACGGAATATGTAAGTGACGAACGACGATGTTGGAGCGGTCGATTACATCAATTACTTCATCCGTGAGCTGGCTCGCTTCAATAGAAGAAATACGCAGGCGCTTCAGCCCATGAACTTGTTCTTCTATGTCTCTTAATAGCATAGCCAGATTGTAATCTTTCATATCAGTCCCATATCCGCCTGTATGAATTCCGGTAAGAACAATTTCTTTGTAGCCGGCATCGACAAGCTGTTGCGCTTGGCGAATGACTTCTTTCGGATCGCGTGAACGCATAAGTCCCCTAGCCCATGGAATAATGCAGAATGTGCAAAAATTATTGCAGCCTTCTTGAATTTTTAAAGAAGCTCTTGTGCGATCCGTAAAGGCCGGAACGTCCATTTCTTCAAACACTCGGTTTTTCATAATGTTTTTGACAGCGTTGATTGGCTGCCGTTCCTTTTGATACTTCTCAACAAAATCAAGAATTTTCGTCCGATCTTGAGTGCCGATGACAATATCGACTCCCGGAATTTCCAAAACTTCCGCAGGCGATGTTTGCGCATAGCAGCCCGTGACACAAATAACAGCGTCAGGATTTTTTCGAACAGCACGCCGGATGACTTGACGGCTTTTTTTATCGCCTGTATTGGTCACCGTGCAAGTATTAATCACATAAATATCCGAAATAGAATCAAAATCAACCCGTTCATAGCCTGCACCTTTAAACAGCTGCCAAATGGCCTCTGTTTCATAGTGGTTTACTTTACATCCTAATGTATGGAATGCCACTGTCGGCATGTAAATCACCTCATTAATTCAAAATGATAGGAAATCGCGGATAAAGCATAAAGAGGAGCCGTTTCCGTCCGTAATATTCTTGGCCCTAAGCCGCACGGAATAAACCCTTTTTCAGACAATAAGGAAGCTTCTTCTTGGGAAAAGCCTCCTTCCGGCCCAAATGCGATCAACAGGGTGTCTTTTTGCTTTACATTTTTCAACGTTTCATAAAATTGCCGATGCTCTCCTTCTTTTGCCGCTTCTTCATAGGCAAATAATTTCCAAGTATAGCGGTCAGCCATTTCACATAACTTTTCAATCGAAACGGGCTCGTATATTTCCGGAATGACGGTTCGCTGAGATTGTTCCGCCGCTTCTTTCGCAATTTTTTCCCAGCGGACTACTTTTTTGTGCATCTTCTTTTCATCCCATTTTACGATGGAGCGCTCTGCCATAAAAGGCAAAAAAGAAGAAGCTCCAAGTTCCGTTCCTTTTTGAATGATCAGCTCTAGTTTATCTCCTTTTGGCAATCCGCTGGCCACCGTCACTTGGATCGGCAACTCCTTTTCATCACGGATCCATTTTACTACCGTGGCCCGGGCACAGTCGCTAGAAATTTCGTCCAAAACCGCCAACGCCGTTTGGTTTTGGCGATCAGAAAAAACAGCATAAAAATGGTCTCCGGCTTTCATTCTCATAACCCGCGACAAATGATGAAAATCTTCGCCTTTTATTCTAAATGACTGATCATCCTTTATTGGTTCGTGAATAAAGTAGCGCTGCACGCTGTCACCATCCAATCTCTACATTCGTTTGGCGATGATCGCCACCCAGTCTTCCATCAACATCGTTTCTTCTATCTTAAATCCGCAGTTTGTAAGGACCTCTATCACTTCTTGACGTTTTTTCTGAATAATGCCTGAAGTAATAAAATATCCCCCTGGTTTGACAACCTTTGCAGCATCCTCCGCAAATCTTACAATCACTTCCGCCAATATGTTGGCTACGACAACGTCAGCTTGTTCGGAGACCCCATCCAATAAATTATTTTGCTGCACTGTTACGACGTCTTGGACTTTATTTAATTTCGTATTTAACCTTGCGGCCCGAACGGCCACCTCATCTAAATCGAAGGCCATCACTTTTTCGGCTCCCAATAAGGCAGCACCGATGCTCAATACCCCGGAACCAGTACCGACATCGATCACTCTATCCCCCGGTTTGACGATCTTCTCCAACGCCTGCAAGCACATAACCGTCGTTGGATGGGTGCCGGTTCCAAACGCCATTCCCGGATCTAATTCAATGATCAGTTCATCGGTCGAAACGGGCTTGTATTCCTCCCATGTCGGTACAATCGTGAATTTCTCGGATACTTTGACAGGATTGTAATATTTTTTCCAAGCCGTCGCCCATTCTTCTTCATGCACTTCGCTGATCGTAACC of the Bacillus smithii genome contains:
- a CDS encoding NfeD family protein, which produces MTNEVHESFAVKWSRILTHPAMVTILLSIASLAFVMELFTPRFGIVGIIGILALAFFFWAHITAGTAGYEAVAFFLVGVVLLTAELFLPGGIAGILGLSAMIVSILTVGDNRLWMGISLLIAIGVAVTGMIVMRRVFHQKMKLFQRMVLTDSTDSEKGYVSHVNRYDLIGKTGVSVTPLRPSGTILIDEERIDAITEGNYIAKDKKIQVVKVEGVRIIVREVKQ
- a CDS encoding 16S rRNA (uracil(1498)-N(3))-methyltransferase, whose amino-acid sequence is MQRYFIHEPIKDDQSFRIKGEDFHHLSRVMRMKAGDHFYAVFSDRQNQTALAVLDEISSDCARATVVKWIRDEKELPIQVTVASGLPKGDKLELIIQKGTELGASSFLPFMAERSIVKWDEKKMHKKVVRWEKIAKEAAEQSQRTVIPEIYEPVSIEKLCEMADRYTWKLFAYEEAAKEGEHRQFYETLKNVKQKDTLLIAFGPEGGFSQEEASLLSEKGFIPCGLGPRILRTETAPLYALSAISYHFELMR
- the mtaB gene encoding tRNA (N(6)-L-threonylcarbamoyladenosine(37)-C(2))-methylthiotransferase MtaB, which produces MPTVAFHTLGCKVNHYETEAIWQLFKGAGYERVDFDSISDIYVINTCTVTNTGDKKSRQVIRRAVRKNPDAVICVTGCYAQTSPAEVLEIPGVDIVIGTQDRTKILDFVEKYQKERQPINAVKNIMKNRVFEEMDVPAFTDRTRASLKIQEGCNNFCTFCIIPWARGLMRSRDPKEVIRQAQQLVDAGYKEIVLTGIHTGGYGTDMKDYNLAMLLRDIEEQVHGLKRLRISSIEASQLTDEVIDVIDRSNIVVRHLHIPLQSGSNTVLKRMRRKYTMEFFAERLNRLREALPGLAVTSDVIVGFPGETEEEFMETYNFVKEHKFAELHVFPYSKRTGTPAARMENQIDEEVKNERVHRLITLSDQLAKEYASQFEGEVLEVIPEERYKEDPESGLYEGYTDNYLKVVFPASEDMVGKLVKVKITKAGYPYNEAQFVRVLDDDVPAGKAARLA
- a CDS encoding GatB/YqeY domain-containing protein, with the translated sequence MSLLERLNHDMKQAMKNREKEKLSVIRMLKAALQNEAIKLGKSELAEDEELTVLSREVKQRKDSLQEFQNAGREDLVEKIQTELTYVSEYMPKPLTEDELEQIVTETIAEVNASSKADLGKVMSAIMPKVKGKADGSLVNKLVQKHLS
- a CDS encoding DMT family transporter, encoding MRPILLGVLAAFFFAFTFLFNRMMDLEGGSWIWSASLRYFFMVPPMMVIVAFRKGLKTLWQEMKKKPYEWLLWSTVGFGLFYAPLCFAAAYGPGWLIAATWQITIISGSLLAPFFYETVQTARGPLKLRGHIPTRGLAMSSFILLGVAFIQFEHAARISAADAVLCIFPVMLASFAYPLGNRKMMAAVSHRLDAYQRVLGMTIASLPFWIVLSLYGAAVIGPPSLGQIIQTGWVAIFSGVIATVMFFAATDMVKGNMQKLCAVEATQSSEVLFAIIGEMIVLSAPLPSPLSWLGISFVVIGMLLHSFLSRPKKEQNNETIHV
- the rpsU gene encoding 30S ribosomal protein S21 — translated: MSKTIVRKNESLEDALRRFKRQVSKTGTLQEYRKREFYEKPSVRRKKKSEAARKRKY
- the prmA gene encoding 50S ribosomal protein L11 methyltransferase — translated: MKWSEISIHTTNEAIEPISNILHEAGASGVVIEDPYELKKEREDQFGEIYQLNPDDYPEEGVIIKAYLPINSFLGETVEEIKQAINNLVLFDIDIGENKVTISEVHEEEWATAWKKYYNPVKVSEKFTIVPTWEEYKPVSTDELIIELDPGMAFGTGTHPTTVMCLQALEKIVKPGDRVIDVGTGSGVLSIGAALLGAEKVMAFDLDEVAVRAARLNTKLNKVQDVVTVQQNNLLDGVSEQADVVVANILAEVIVRFAEDAAKVVKPGGYFITSGIIQKKRQEVIEVLTNCGFKIEETMLMEDWVAIIAKRM